The sequence below is a genomic window from Alosa alosa isolate M-15738 ecotype Scorff River chromosome 5, AALO_Geno_1.1, whole genome shotgun sequence.
AGAGTGTTATTCAAGTGCAGAGGCAAGCTTGCTGACATTGGGTGGCTAGGTCAGGTTAGGGTGGGGGCACAAAGGAATGAAAATCAGCAGGAACCTCGAAGAAGAAGGGCCGATATGCAGGGTTGGTGTACATTATATCAAGACGTCTTCATGAAGCAGAGAAACAATCCAGAAAGACGTTCCAGAAACACCTCTTCCGAGAGGATCCTTTTTAGATTTATTCTGAAGAACTAACTAGTTTGAGAgctttatttcagtttatttcAGTTAACAAAATACTGTTTTCACTGAAACTATCAGTGAAAATGTTTTTACTGACAGCATTCACTGATTTTTAGTTTTAATCTTGATTTTTGTTAACTATAATAACCCTGCTACGGATTATATCTGACACTGACACAATCTGTGCCCGAGCTGTCCGAGATATATGCCCACTCTGTGCCAGCTCCGTGTCAGAGCGGACCTGGAGTCTGGTGGTCTCGGAGATCCCTGCTGACCTCTGCGACTCCAGTTTAAAGTGCCTTACACTGAAATGTTACGGATCATGGGGCTGCCAGTAACTACAGTATGCACCATGTTTAGAGATCCAGTATTATTGCGCTGGAGGGCGAGACAGAGGCGCCGCGTTGGCACAGGTTCTGCTGTGGTTTAAACGAAAGCAGAGTGGTGGACTGATATTCACACGACTCAAAATGCCACCAGTAACGCATTTAACAGGACGAGGTGTTACACTAGGGCAAGACCAAGCGTGCCAGACCATGTCAAAACACTCTGAGGGACCCCGGTGGGGACAGCCACACGCACGTGCAAACTACTGCGAGAAAACATCACATGGTGGTGCGGACACAACGAGCGGTCCTGCGCTGGCCCCGACGGACAGCCGGTTACATGCAATCGAAGCACCAGCAGCCGAGCTGCGGCCCGCtgcggagagtgtgtgtgctggaggcaGTCGGGTCAGGGCAGGGCTCGGCGTGGACGCGTGGGGGGGGGGCGAGAGGGCAGGGCTCGGCGTGGacgcgtgggggggggggcgagaGGGCAGGGCTCAGCGTGGACGCATTGGGGGGGGGCGAGAGGGCAGGGGGTCAGGGGACGTGGACGCGTGGGGCGGGGGGGTGGGTGGCGATCAGATCCTGGGCCGCCCGAGTGTCTGAGGTTCTGCGTTCTGCTGATAGCGAGGCAAACAGTGGTGTCTCCGGAGCGTGAGGGGCGTCTGggctgagggagaggagggtaCTCTGCGGAGCGGTGCGGTGCTCAGCCCAGTTACGGGGGGGTTTGGTGCGTGGGCGGGGGGTAGGATGCTGTCCCCTGCTGTGGGGGTGCTCGGTGCGTAGGCGGgagtggggtgtggggggtgcgTGGCGAACCCCTCCTGCTACGGTGTGTAGGCAGGCGGTGGCTGGAACTGGTTGGCGATGTCGTAGTCGGCGGGGAAGGCGTCTGTGCCATCCTCCATCTGGGCGAGCAGCTCCAgggcctgctcctcctcctcgctgGGGTAGTGGCGCAGCAAGTTGGCGGCAGTGGCCAGGATGGAGGCGCCGCCTGCCCCCGCCACCAGGTAGAAGCTGATGGCGAACGTCACGTAGATCAGCGAGCCGTGGTACTtcttgtgctgctgctgcagggccAGGATCAGCTCCGACGCCCAGTAGCAAAACCCAATCACCGTGGCACACTGCAGGACTGAGGgagcacgtgcacacacacacacgtgcacacacacgcacgcatgcacgcacgcgcaggcacacacacacaagcaaacacacgcacacgcacacacacacagagacagggacAGGCATTAGTAACTGCTGGGGGTTTAAGACCCCACTGAGAGCTGAGAACGCATTGGCACTGTCAGGGCCATTTGTCGCTGCAGCtgttagtggtggtggtgtctaAACCACATTTCTGTCAACAGAGCGTATCAACTATATCATCAACAGCATTGATATTCTTAAATGTATCGCTAATCCTCAtctgacaaacaaaaaatatatatgcatTTGGTTCTGATGGTTTTTAATGCTACACCCCAGTATGAAATTACACTTTGCATTGTTGGCAACAGAAAGCACTGCTCTTTTAATAAAACCAACTGCCCTTTTTCACCTATAAAAAGGTGTAGCTGTTTGATGACTGAGGCTAACCTGTGACAATGCACTACTCCGTTGACAACACTAACTTCCCTATGACCGGTGTAGCTGTTGTTGGTGCCCTGATAGAGGCTTACCTGTGAGGATGTGGGCGAAGGCGTATCTACGGGTAATCTTTAGCGCCGGGTGTTTGGGTCCAAACACGTCCAGCAGAAAAGCCGTCAGACTGCACAGGATCCCCAGGAAGCAGAAAGCCGCGATGACCCGTAGCAGCAGGATGGTCTGGGAGTTAAAACAGTAGTCTGCCGAGGAGCAGAGGCGCAGGGTGAAACCAACAGTAACAGTGGGAGGACATTTTTATTGTACCTGTTGATGTTTACAgcctacactcacacaaaccGCTCTTCTCTGTTTGACTGACACTCAATTTGCATGTACAAGTAGCTTCAAACTAGCCAGAAAGCTACCAAAATGACAAGCTGTCTTCAGACCAACCTTCCAGGAGCTTGGGGTCAATGTATCCCAGTACGTCTGCCACTCCGAGCTCCTGTCTCGGGCAGTTTCCTCCGTGGACCCGGAGCCACGCGGGCTCGGCCAGTGCCGTGCAGAGGGCCGTGATGGAGAGAGCCCCTGGGAGGGCCGAGGCCAGGCTGCGCTCCGGCTGCTTGGGCAGCGCTGTGCCGGCTCGCCTACGCCGGTTTCCGGGGACTGCAGGTCCCGGAGGTGCATACATGATCGGGCGAGAATAAACTAGCTACAGTACTTGATATGCTAACTTCAGTTCACGGAAACGGAGGCCACGTTTCACGTTCCGAAGAAGCGTTACTGCCACTTCAAATTACTGATTAAAATAATTCAACGGTAAAACAATTTCAGTTTCTAAAATCTAACAAAGGAACTGGCTGGCTGGGTCGATAAGCAGCTACCAGTACATGAAGGCTAGTCAGTTAAACGCCTTTAATTTGATTAAATCGACCGTATTTTATTCGGATTTAATTTAAGAAAAGATTCATTCTTTATTCGTCGACAAAGGTTATACGAAAAAGATTATGAAatcacacagcaaaacaaaagaaaacccCTAACGCTTGCTAATGTATTTACCTAGCGCTAACTTCCTTTTACCGAAGAGAACGTCACAGGCCAAGCCACTTTCCGACGAGCGAGCTGTGTCAAAGAAGAGAAATAGCACCAGACGTTGTGCGCTTATTTTACTGGATTGAAACAGAGATAACTCACGACAACACGCTATATTTCAACCCCTTTTCCAACCCGCGTTAAAACCGAGGACTAACTAAAAGAAAATTCTGGCCATTTTGGCCTgtggctaaaaacaaaacaaagcctaCGGTCTTCGTGAGCTTTGTACAATCATTtccccttcctcccctcctctttctcgtTATATAATAACCCGACAATGGAAATGTTTCGACTACTTCCTTGTTCTTTACTGCCACCTGCTGTTGTGGGTCTGTAGCGCATCCTCCAAAAACACGTCTGCCAGTCTGAAGTTCAGATAGGCCTACGAATCCCTCAATAAACCATCCCGCAATCTTCATTTGGACTTCCTTCTATGGTGCCTTCAGATGATGAAGTGTCTGTTGGACCTCAACTTTTCAGCGGTAACAGCTTGTAACCTAAGGCATGTTTATAGGGCCGCTGACGACAGTATagtatataggcctaccagCGAATaacctctctctgttttctccaCCTGTAACTAAATGGCAAACTCTAACTCATgaccagggatgggcagtatttatgatacatgtTACAAAATAGTactttgtaatttgtattttattgggttgaagaaaatgacttcgtatttgttttatttaaaaagtCCATGTTGCTCTTCTGCCCCCCTCTGCTCATACAATGGTACTACAGGGGCTGACAGGGGCCTGGATGACCAACATATTGTAGCTGAACTCATTTCAAATCTCACATCTCACCTCATGAGTTCAGATGATTAGGCAGCAAAAGCACCACAGACATGTGACCTGTGACATCACAGAGCGGCCGCACTCTGACAAAGAGGGGGGAGGAAACAAATCCCTCCCCTCATCATCGTCATTAATCATTATCAGTCCTTATCAATCATTAACAAAATCCCTACAGTCACACTggccacacattcacacaagggCCTGTATAGATGTTGGCCAACACTATTAATATGTATATCAACACTATCAAAGTGTATTATAATAAGTTATTGATAAGTTATTCAGGCTACTAAGGTAATCTGTGGCATGTGAGGCTGTCAGGCTGATATCCAGACATGGAGTGCTGTTCGCAGACGTCACAGACCATATCAGACTAATATTCAGATGGAAAGCTGCTCAGATATCACTGATCACTTCATCATGCGCACAACAGAGTCCTGTCGAGgtctctctcctgttctgttGTACTATCTTTaacccctctccttctctaaaCGTGTCTTTTTTCTCCAGgatttttactttattttttccctttctgagcccctctctctccatttctcatctgtctctcctctctttccccttgtccctccctctctctctttcattctctctctctctcatttctctctctctctctctgcctcgccCCTTAATGCTTCAGTGAGCAGCAGCACTGCAGTAGCCAGACGATCAAAAAGCAACTTATTCCCTCTCTACCTTTTCAAAAAACTATTAATCTGTCACTGTCCAATCAAGCAAGCTTTCGGCCTCCACGCCAACCAGTGATATTGCAAGCGGAGGCAGCTCTGCTGGCCAATGGGAGAAGGCATTCTAATGGGCCCCATCTTTATCTCGAGGGTGTCACCTCAACTTGAGCGCATTCTTATTTATGACCCGGGGACTGGGAACTTGCCAGTGGGCATTCGTCTCCGCTAGAGGCtgcaagactgtgtgtgtgtgtcaaaggtgCCGGACACTCCACTGTTGACTCTGGGAGTTCCCCCGGTATGGGCCAGACCAGGTGAgacgctcacatacacacacacacacacacacacacacacacacatatatacacggCATCTGAGCCTCGACACACGCTCAACCTGAGCCTCTAGCTGATCTCAGGCCTGTTGGAGATCTCCTGAGGAGCCTGCGACTGCTGGCACCAGCCCCGGAGCAGCGGGGCATTTTATGGGCGAAGGGCCTGGACACCAGACCAGGAGAGTTCACTGGAGGATCTGTTCCCAGAGACGTCTCACAATCGGACAATAACAACAAGCTACAGGAGTGACGCTACTATTGGACTAAAGAGTTTATTATTTCAAAGTCTATTTAgactttttatttttctacTAAAGCGAACCGTACTGCCTGTCAATCTGGAGTCGGAGGAGTCTCTGTCCATGGACCCCTCTCTGCCGGGGTCCTTCCTCTTCAACGGCGGCCTCGGCCAGTTCTCCTCGGACATCAAGGCGCCCGTGTGCCAGTACTCCGTGCCCAACTCCTTCTACAAGCTCAACGCGGGGCTCGGGGCGCAGATGCCCGCAGGCACCCCTCATGGCATCAGCGACATCCTCAGCCGTTCCATGATGGGCGCCCCCGGTGCCCCCTTGCTCTCGGGATACCCCGCCATGGGGGGGTTCGGGGCCACCATGTCCGCCCCGAGCATGTACTACAACAGGGACTACAGTCCGGCACTGGGCAGCTATGCCAAGGCCCCCGAGTGCCCGATGATGAAGAGTCGGAATGGGAGCTGCTGGACAGACACGGCGTACGAGTGCAGAGGTGGCCGGCAGTCCTGCAGCAGCAGTGAGTTcatcatattacacacacacacaccatcaacactctgacacacacaccatcaacacTAACTAACACTATCTAACTATGACACACACCATTgacactgtgacacacacaccattagttAGAGTTAATTATGTGATGGTGTGTATCAAAGTATAGTTAGTGTTAATTATcataccacaccacaacactctgacacacacaccatcaacacTAACTATACTTTGATATACACCATCACATAATTAACTCTAACTAACTACATACTTATCACGCACACCATCAACACAAACTATTTTTGACACACACCATCAGCGCTTACtattaatgacacacacacaccatcagtgcTTACTATTTATAACATGCACCACCATCAGCACAAACTATTCATAGCACACACAATATCAGTGCTAACTATTTATAATATACACCACCATCAACACAAACTATTCATAGCTCACATACTATCAGTGCTAACTATTTATAATATACATCACCATCAACACAAACTATTCATAGCACACATACTATCAGTGCTAACTATTTATAATATACACCACCATCAACACAAACTATTCAtagcacacacaccatcagggCTAACTATTTTAACATGGTGATGGTCCTGACACACACTATCAATGCTTCATATTCCAGGTGTACGCCATCACTTTTTTAGCCTTATCATATTTGTGATGCACGCAAATGTATGTCTGGCCATAGAACTATAGAACTCTCATATAGAACCTATTAGCCATATGGAACTATAGAACTCTCATATAGAACCTATTAGCCATATGGCTGGTAATGGATGTGACATATTTCTTTTCTctttacttttgtgtgtgtgcttgtctgcaCGCACAGGACGGTGCTGTTGTCACAGTCAAATTTGAATGAATAAAACATTCCCTATATCTTATCTTATCACATCTTATTGACCACTAATTACTTTAGCATTACCATGTAGCTGACATGCACATGCTCATGGTCTAATGAATTTGGCATTATCAGCTTTCAGACACATGTAATGAGCTCAGCTTAATTCCCCCATCCTTTGTCTTTTATCTCCAAGTCATTTAGCACTTATGGGCACTCCTGTTTGGCatacagtgtgtttgtttagtttCTCTCTGAAAATTACGCCTACTCTCTAGTCTCAAGACCTGAGCGCCGGGATAACCTTTTTGttgttgataataataataataataataataataataataataataataataatacttgaGAATAATAGTGATATTTATTTTGAATGTAGATTAGGCTCACTCATAATCTTCTGCAATAACAGGCTGAACATATATAGCCTAAATAATTGCCTGAACACAAAATACGATTATAGATTTTAGATCTGGGATCTTATGTTTCATTGAAAATATTTCCTATTAATGTTCACACATTTGAGCTCAAACATGGCTCTACAGAGCTCTTACAAGATATGATTTTAGAGCTTATCTTATaacagtatataagtatatctTTACAAGATTAGATTTATATGTTTAATGATTTTATGTTTGGCAGATATTGTTATAAGGATATAAAGGGCAGTTATATTTTATAGGAGATGTCAAGTAGGTTCAGGTAAAGTTATCTAGAAGATTTTCCTTTCTTGAACAGTCTCAAGTAATGGCAGTTGGTTAGAactggataaaaaaaaatgaaatgtgaacACCAGAACATTAAgccaaatgaaattaaatgaaatgattGCTTACAAATAATGTGGAAAAATATAGTGGAGGCCTAAAAACATCAAGTGTTTTATAATAGAGTACTGTTATGgtatttgtaaaatatgttttagataaaaataaatgtattggtATAGGTGAACGGAATTGTTTGCTAATTTCAGTAACTGTAGGTCATGATAAGAAATCAATAATATATGGAGACTGAAATATATTTATATCACCAGTTTATGTGCCGTTTGTGACACGTTATTCTGCAGCATCTCAAAATTCTTATTGCGGATACATGTGGCTTCCTCTAGTGATTTCAGATTCAttattttcttaatattcacgCGTAGGTAAATTATCTGGAATTAAATGTTATTTATTCAGTTATCCTATGTGGTGTTACTGTTGAGTTTTGTCTGCGATGCAGTGTTAGGGTTGAGTGTGTCGTCTCTCGAGTGTGTCGCCTGATAGCCGACACCTGGGGAAGCGGTGTGTGTCAAGTGTGACATTTCTTCAATAATTCCATCCAGTGTTACATTTTCTTAATGTTAAATGTGTTACTGTGTTAAATCTCATCCAATATAAGATATTTTACATTACCAGTGCCAAGAGTGTTCTCAAAGATCCCATGAGGTGttaagtgttgtgtgtgtgtgtgtgtgtgtgtgtgttttgttaccCTGCGGTGTTACGTGTTAaatgttgcgtgtgtgtgtgttccctgcaGACAGTGGACCCATGGGCGAGGTGGTGGGCAGGAAGAAACACACGCGGCCGACCTTCAGTGGGCACCAGATCTTCGCCCTGGAGAAGACCTTTGAGCAGACCAAGTACCTGGCAGGACCAGAGAGAGCCAGGCTGGCCTACTCACTGGGCATGACCGAGTCACAGGTcaaggtgagggaggagagaacacaaacacacacacacacacacgtacaagatcatacatttacattttcacacacacacaaacacacacacacacacacacacatacaagatcatacatttacattttcacac
It includes:
- the nkx6.3 gene encoding homeobox protein Nkx-6.3 yields the protein MDPSLPGSFLFNGGLGQFSSDIKAPVCQYSVPNSFYKLNAGLGAQMPAGTPHGISDILSRSMMGAPGAPLLSGYPAMGGFGATMSAPSMYYNRDYSPALGSYAKAPECPMMKSRNGSCWTDTAYECRGGRQSCSSSDGPMGEVVGRKKHTRPTFSGHQIFALEKTFEQTKYLAGPERARLAYSLGMTESQVKVWFQNRRTKWRKKSALEPSSTQAARGDGAGDASDNEVEDEEYNKPLDPDSDDEKIRQLLRKHRRAFSVLRLGPHI
- the tmem127 gene encoding transmembrane protein 127 — its product is MYAPPGPAVPGNRRRRAGTALPKQPERSLASALPGALSITALCTALAEPAWLRVHGGNCPRQELGVADVLGYIDPKLLEDYCFNSQTILLLRVIAAFCFLGILCSLTAFLLDVFGPKHPALKITRRYAFAHILTVLQCATVIGFCYWASELILALQQQHKKYHGSLIYVTFAISFYLVAGAGGASILATAANLLRHYPSEEEEQALELLAQMEDGTDAFPADYDIANQFQPPPAYTP